The Micropterus dolomieu isolate WLL.071019.BEF.003 ecotype Adirondacks linkage group LG11, ASM2129224v1, whole genome shotgun sequence genomic interval CCATTGTCCCTCTGAAATCtcttgttgcaggaagacgcaGTGGAAACGTGAGTCAGAGATGGAgcgaggagtttgttgtgttggagaaACATTAGAAAATAAAGCCCGAAGGAATACGTTCCAGCCGGCTGAAACATGTACTGCACAGAGTAGATTAGATTTCATcaccaaaacatgtgaaaaatgggtccaggtttttattttagggTGAAATGTACCACAATCTAAAAAGGTTGGGAATCACTGAGATAAATCATCAGTATGCTTGTTGCATCTTAAAGTTTTCTGCGGCGCATGGTGACAAAAACACACGTTCAAAAAGAGAGTCTTTGAAATGGAAGTTGTATTCAACACGTCCGTACAGATCATGGCAGTTTACAGAgaaagtgtttctgttgcaggtACACCAACATGTTGTAGAAGACTCAGGTGGTCCCGGTCCGGCCGCAGTGAAAGTGACGGCTCGGTTTTAAAAGCAGTGTAAGTTGGCAGCGAGCGTTATTCTTTCAGGACGGCGACTCGGGCTCAATAATGTCTTTGCGGAGCATCGATTATTCATCCGCTCTTATGCACACACTCTTGACAGCCGCTGCGTCAAAGGAATCCATCTCCTCTTCGTCCTTCTCCTTCGGTGGAGGACGGAGCGAGCTCACAATGCTGGCGCCCATTTTAAAAACTTGAGTGAAGGAAATGTGTGTCTCCAAAGTGGTCAGATCACAAAGTCATAATGCTAAACAGCAGCTTAGAGTCGGACTTTACGTTTCTACTCACACTTTTCAGATGGATGTTTCCCTTTTAATGTCGCATAGTTGTGATCACATAAGCTCCTGACAATCAAACTACATCAggttttttgatttttcttcAATTTAATTCAGATGAAACTGGGCGATAATTCGGCACCTCATTTATCGACTGTCAGTGTAATCGTGTAAACTTCATGGTAGTTAATGCATCTGTAATTTCTTCATTCATTTCACAGAATTGAGCCTAATGGTTTGTTCTTGAAAGCTAGTGAGTGGAAGTCAAGTTTGGAATCATTTTGACAATGAGTTCTTAGTTCAGAGCTGAAAAAGTCAGCTGTTAAATTTGTGTTAGAATATAATCTGACATTTCAAGTCTCTTACTGAGGCCCTGAAAGTTGAGattttttaatcttttgtgcacaagaaaacaaattttTACACACTAAACATTTCTATACTCTGTGCCAAAAAGATAATTAAGTTATCTTGTGCTCATAAGTTATAAAAAGACCTTTTGGGacttaataaattaatctcagTGAACAAATTTAAGCTTTTCTTTCAAAGAGAGTACTACGACTCTTCTCTTGTTGAGGCGTTCAAAGTTGGTCATCACGTCTGGAACTGTCTCCGCCTCTCGCTTGTCGTTTAATGCTGGTCGTTTAATCACCACCGCTGTTAGGATTTCTTTCACAAGCGAAGAAACTTAAAGGTCTCAGCAGAAGTCAGCGGAGAGTATTGCACAAACATCATGTAAAGCAGGAACAGTCCAGAGCAGTCGCAGGTCGCCTGAACTCATCATCAGGTCACAGCAGCACATTGTTCTTCCCGGCCTGGACGCCGACCGGCGCAGCGAGGGGATGCAAATTGTAGAGTTAAAACCCCCTCGACCGCTCCAGggttaattttttcttttttcctttttccagaAGCTTAGAGAGACGGGAGGATATCCTGCCATCCTCTCCTGCAGATCAGGGCGTCAAACACCAGCCGACGGCGTGTCCTCAtcagctggagctgctgccctgCTTCCCCGTTGAAGCTGAAACACATCAACATCAAGGTATGCATAAACATTTAGAATATAAAGTCTGTCATGACATTTAAAGCATCTGAAATGTCTCGTCTTTGTAGTTTAAACTGAAGTAGGTGTCTATATATTTCTTCTTGTCAGCATGTGCAGAGTCAAACCACCACtaagtactgtgtgtgtgtgtatagagcccaagtccctccccttccggtggaccgccatgggaccttatttcagaaaatatatGCACTGTAGTCAACGGCAAGAGACAACTAATATATTTTGACggtgtttgaattgtgccctgaattaaaCTATAATTTTGCAAGTCACGAAAGACGCAGTTTGTCAAActgtgaaaattattattacaaaacCAACAAACCCAAAAGTTGCGAATGTGACGTCATAACTTTCTCGTGAAAGAGCTTGCACGCGTAGATGATGCGATGAAAGGACTGTGagtcaaataatcaatgaccattagcttagcattacagcGTTGgcgtatattgtgcgagacgagagatgtagttcacgGAGCGGTTTCACACTAAGCTTAATGTTAACTCTActgttttaccacaaactgcgactttgacgacttaaattatcttttaaatggACAAAcgggattaaaaaaaacaactttgtcGTCTCTCGCCGCTATATGGTATTAAAACCCCATCGGTGACTTAAAGCATCACATGTTCATCcaccgctgaaaatagtccccaacaaatgtagtatttcctcctgtttgtttgtttaaacacTACAGTGTGCAACAGGTTTTCAAACctaaaactatatatttgtgttttactgtgtttcttcagtaggaaccaagaCAGGAAGTGTTGAGGGGCGGACTGACATGTCAGTTTGGCTCCGCACATGAGATTGATAAAgtcaaaatattaaataacacCACAGTTAGCCTTTAAAATATTGATAAGTCAGACAAATGAATATAAGCATTCGTGAAACCGTTGGGTGAAATAACCCGGTAACCTTATGTCACATTAGTTCTGTTTTCTATATTTTCcattaatgcattttcatttgttatattttgtacGTAGCCTTTGACATGTTTCTATACAAAATGCTTCAAGGTGCTGCTTTAGATTATCGATATACAAATTAttagattgtttttaaaattatattttactcGTAAATGTCCTATACAGTATTTATAGATCATGTAAGTATAAAGTATGTATGTGAGAAAGTTCCTTATCTAGTGTCTTGTACAGAGTAAGAGGCACAATAGTTTTAacgtgtttttaaaatgttttgcctCATTGTTTCCTTACAGACTGAGAAACTCCAACATTAATTTACTGGATGTGGCGTAAGCTTCTGTTGGTGGTACTGTGAGTATTTTTAATATggactgcagctgctgaaggGGTCCAAAATATTCATAACTgtgtcctctgtgtgtttgtacctgTCAGGTCTTTGAAGCGTCTCTTGGCCTCGGCTCTCTCCTCCGAGTCGAAATACCAAACTGTGATGGCGTacctgaaacaaacaacaacactgatGTTTATTACAACGCTAAGTAGTTTTTCACCATCACAGTGTCTGTAAAGGGAATTCAAACCCCCCAGCATGTTTTCTTAAACAGGTTTTGTGATTAAAGCACCTGTCTGCCAAAACACTGCCTCTTTATGTGTTTGATTTCACACATCGTCAACTATATTCCTGCCAACTCTCTGCAGTGACAGAATAAGAAATGTTTTCTTAATCACCAATCTGAGTTTAAAAGAAGCCAAGCCTCATATGGGCCTCAGTACTGTTATTACACACTCACACCAGCGGGTGGCGCCACGTATCTGTAGATGAAGcgtttctctcctccctctcagtGAAAATAAACTACTTTTAAAAGCCAAAACAGCAGAAAGTTTTGTGTTTCTAAAGATTACTCATGTAGACAAACTTAATGGAATCAGAACATCAGTCAAGTAAATTCAGTTGTCTAATGTGAGTCCTGTTTTATTAAACCTGTCAATCACTTTGGGAGACAGAGCAGCATCCAATCCTGTGAACTGACTTTATCACTACTGCAGTTTTAGTATTACCTTTTTTTTAGGATACTTTCTActtttcctcctctgccttAAGAGTAAAATATTCTCTACAATGCAGTATTTTTGAATGcaaaagttttagtttttttatattttcgtTTTTAAACACGGTGATTTATTTTACTCAAATGAAGATCTGAAGTAGATCTTGTTTTAAAGACGCAAATTACCTATTTTATAATCATGCCTGTCTTATGCAGGCTGATACATTTATTAGAGTAAAGTATTCATTTAATAAGCAGAGCAGGTTAAGGCAAATCTTCAATTAGTTTTGGGTCAATACTGCAGTTTTAAGATTCCAATTCACTTCATCGGTCAGCATTACCAGCACTCATTAATACTACTTTTTGTTCATTGTACTtctgtcacatactgtaaaatactgtacttaaaaagttgaaatttattttattttttatttctttagtgTCTTCATGAGCAACATGATCAGCTGGCTGTAACACAacccctcagggatcaataaagtactTCTGACTCAGATTAAGTGAGAACTGAAACAGGCTGTGCAGGATTCCTTAATTTTACATAAGTATCCAAAGTCATCTGGGATTaactcaatcaatcaataatccCCAGTGGGAGATAAAGGATGTTTGCACAACAACACTAAATGGAAATTTCATAGAGTCGAAGAGAACCACTTTCCTTCCTCCCAGCACGAATTGAACAAATCTCATTAGCGTCATGATCAGTGATCGATCGATCGGTTGGTTGGTTGATTGACTGGTTGGTTACCTGGTGGCGTAGGAGGGCTGCACCTCATGTGGGTTCCTGCGGTCGGACCAGAAGAAGAGCAGCCTGTCGAACAGCGGCTTGATGTCGACCACATAGGATTTCCCCTCTGGAAAGATCCTGAGGATGCCGCCGTGGTCCTGGAGAGGAAAGCAGATCAGTGTTTTACAAATATGTTAAACTTTGAATTAAACATAAGTAGTCTAAATTATTTCTGTGCTCTTCTCTCTCACTGTTATTTTACTTCTGTCGCCACGACATCATAGCTTAATTTATCCCGTTATCTCCCCACATCAAATTCAGGTGTCCTCAGGTAACTGAAAGTGTTGACAAGTTCAAATCCGTCTGATCGCCTCTTCTGATTTTATCAAGTCTGGGCGAGTCGAACGCCATCACAACAAAGAGGCTGTCACTATTTATTTCCTCGTCAGACAGGAAAGTCTCACAATCTTCACTTTTAATCACAGATGACAAGATCAATGAAAAGATCGAACACAGAAGACAGACTTCAGTAATGAGCAGAGGTCCCTGAACGCACCTTGGCATTCCAGTTCTTGTTGAGGTAGTAGATGCAGGTGATGCAGCGTCCGTCGCTGTTCGGGTTGTCCACGTGTTTGACGTAGCCCGCCCCGTTTCCTGGGTAACACGCCACCATGGCCTAAAGGGAGACGCACACAGTCTGATTAGACCTCAGTATTACAGCTATAAcaataaaactgtttatttcCATACAGTAAGATGCAACTTTCAAAAGcaatgcagaaaagaaaaacggAATCTCATTATTTGATGATAAAAATGGATTCGACTGTAAAACACGGATGAAATTTAGAGAAATCAGTGTTCTCCCCAGCATTATACACATCTTTATCCACAGCACTCAAGCTAAAAGAACCAAAAAGTACTGCTGTGATTTGGTGTTTTTACTAGCACGCTGCTTCGGACCTCTGCCCTCCGTGTTGGTGTTTTACAGAGGGCGGGGCTTAGCCTCCATCAGATCTGTCAGTAATCTAGAAATAACCTTTTTAACAGGGGGACAATTCGCAGTACATGTATCGCAATAACAATGCATTTGTGAATTTTCACCTGttaaatagtattttaattTCCTACTGTTGCAATGCATAAACAATTGcatatacatttgaatattaatTCAACTTTTAATTCAAAATTAACTGAATACAGTGTTCTTAAATTGCAAAACACAGAATTTGGGAAAACTTTTAAACGGATTTCATAGGGCCCTACAAAACTACAGGAGTCAAACAAGAGACAAAATCCAGCCTGTGGAAGAATAGATGaaggtaataaaacaaacatcttaataggagatttaaaacttttttttgctcGTAAGGGACCAAAATGTCCAGATTTATAATGCAGTTGTCAACGAGCTTTCGCTTTGTAGTGTCCTGctgctaaccctaaccctgaaGGCATcatagatgagcttattaatgAAGAAAGGCTTCAGGACACTCAGGATGTCTCACGCTGCCATATTTACTGCAGAAATGAGAGTGAGAACACCGTGTAGTACCAAACCAAATCTGAAGTCCACTTTCTTATAGTGAGATTCCATATTATTCCCCTCTCTATACATGTGTTAAGACCTATTAACGAGTTTAACGTGTTGCTTTGGAGAGTCACAGGGTTCCTCTACGGGGGATCAATACAGGAACATGTTATCTTTGGCTGCGACCTTTGGGTTACTTCAGCTCTGCAAATGACCCTAACGTGACCTGCGTCTGAGCTGCACCTCACTACCGTTTACCCACTTAGGAGACGACCTTTGCAGATCTGATAATATTTAGTCAAACATGGAGTCTGTTTACGTATATTGTAAGAAGAAGCTCAAAGGGAAACAGaaaagaatttttatttttccataattaccataatttctcttttctcttacCATTTATTTCTAATTCAAAACACTGATTAGGTACATTAGATGCCACTATGAGCTTTACTGACTGAAGTACTGAAAGTCTTTGATCACATCGTTTCTGACTTCAATCTAAAAGTTTACAATTTTccaactgtattttattttgatgaagTTCTTGCACAGCTgcttgtattaaaaaaaaaaacccaaagcactttaaaaaacttgatttgttaaataaaaaaagaatatgtTTATATTCCTCAAAGTAtagtttactttaaaaaaaagtggagTTTTGATTTTGGTGAATCAAACAATTTCAGTGATACCCTGATGTTTCTTCTCACTCTgatagaaaatacaaaaaaaaagtatttacttGAGAACGAAACACAGTGCCGGATTAAGTGCTGAAGAAGAACAAGAGTACAGAGCTGTGACAGTTTCTGTTAAAACTGATAAAAGCTGATTTGTTGAAGGTCAGTTGTGTTGACAGACAtgattacagaaacttcctctGAATGTCTGCGTGcgtgtctgtctgcatgtgtgtgtgtggttggctATTTGCCAATATTTTCTGTGTACATCAGGGGTGTGTGTTGTGGTTGTGTGCCTACGGCTTCAGCTGCACGTACACATACTGCACACGTGTGTtcgtgtgttcatgtttgtgtgtgtgtgagtgttcaGCCTCGTTTGGCGTTGCAGCAGTGATGAGATCAGTTGAAGCCTTAATGActctgcagagacagacagtttaAAAGACGCAGTCAGGAATCTGTTACCAGACTCAAAGTGTCAATCAGGGTGGTGTAGACCCGCCCACCACCTCCTGTCACTCCCACGATGATTGACAGGTCTTCTACACGGTCTGACTAACAACAACTAAATCTGAGATTTTATGCTCTTGAAGTGATGCTTGGAAAGACTGCAGGAAAACAGGCTTATGATAGTTCTGGTTGACAGTTTTCAATCTTTCCGATACTAATATTTAACTATTAACACTCAGAGAGTGGATTCATCTGAAAAAAATCACTCccatgattgttttttttttttctttcttacatACCTGTTGCAgttgttatgtttttgttgcaTGTGTAGTCGCGGCGATCTCGCAATGTTAACGGAAGTGAAATACAATTGTGAATCTGTCCCGTGATTCGGATCCGCTCAGAAATCTAATGGTTCTTCTTCGCCTCGTGCTAAACCCCTTTCCATCAAGAGTAATTAAAATTTTGCTATTAATCCTgctgacaaacaaacagcaccGACGACATGACGGAGGAAATCATGACACGGAGAAGAAAGGCGGCAggtgtaaaaatatatttctgtaatatatatatatatacacacttgaACTGGGAAAAAAAGTTAACTCAAGTCCACTTACTCGCCTTTTAGGAACTTTAAACTGCATCTCACTGTCATCGTCAGTGGATGGTGTTTGCATCGTAACATGCGCTGAGGGAGAGATGCTGTTGAAAGCGCTGAAAAAAAGTTAGCAAGTCGACTTTGAGGTAAGATTTCTGTAGTTTATTTCCTAAAAGttacaaataaaacagtgtttgtTATAAAATGTAGGGTTTTTTTGTATAGATTTGTATGCATCTTTCATGATGCTGGTCTTTATTTTGACATAATCTCATCTACAGgtctatttatttaattatttcctCATTTAATTATTGAATATCCATTTATTTATCCATTAAACTCAACTTTTAATAAGCAGACTAGACTTTCTTAGAAGTACGAAGAAAGTGGACATCTGGAcatctttttcttatttttaattctcttctcctttctttaatgttttgaaaatgtataacGTATATAACCTAGTCTAGATATAAATTATGTAGCTTGAATAGAAATCCTGGATGCTAGTCGTGTATcacaaacattttgacaaatacaATATTACCAGATATTTCTCCACAAACATCCGCAGGAACCCTTTTATTTACTGGGATATTTAagatattatattcatatttacattcataatatttttgcatattttattaaatatttgacaaaaaacaacaacgagCCCTCGCATGTCTGACTCTGATTACGACTAATGCTTGTAAATATACTCAATTTTCTCCAACCAACTTTATTAAATTAGTTCATTGTACAAATGCTTGTATAACGACAATGACAAAAAGACTTCAGAGATTGAACCCTGAAAGCTTACGAATACTTAaaaatcatacatacatacatactactATTCTCTGTAAAATGGAAAACGTTTTCCAAAGAACACGAGGGGGGTTTCCCTGCGTCCCCTCCCTGCAGCGCTGCGACCTTTTGACCCGAGCAGGAAGCGGCTGATAAGCCGAGCGCAGCAGACGACCATCAGACATGAAACTCTGTGTCAAAGTCAACAAAGGATCAAACTGTGGATTTCCttccaggaaaaacaaacagctgatccGGTCACCCGCACACACCACCTCTGCGAGGTCATTACAGGACATTTCACCCGTACGgcttcattttgtttgaagtattTTAGGGGCATGAAGTACTTCTTTgtgtattaatttatatttatgttgtcAGAAACCTtcatcagcctttaaactcactATATCTCACAGAAACTTGCAGCTGTGTGCAGGAGTTTACGACCTTCCATGAGTTTGCATTTaaacttcatttataaaaaagGTTCAGACAATATTAAGTCAATATAAAATACCAGCGTCATTTTCTTGTACAATCTTATTAACATTACTGACTATATAGAGATGATAAAGTATGGAGGGAAAAGGTTGCAGCATATCAGggtttattttgattattggAAAGATGACTGTCCACTGTAACTTCAACCAAAACACGTCAGCAAAGCTAAAACATCAACATCTCAGTGAGTCTGagacatgtttttctttaagaAACTGATTTAAGAACTCAAACTTTTAAAGTGCAGCAAGATTTAAGGCTTGGTTATTGTTTtataaaagacatttaaagcactgtattttatatttctatgtATACATAATTTTTAACAGtacaaataagtaaataaaagaagagaaaacgaCCATAAGTAACGTTTAACCCTGCTGGAAAAGTTGACGCTTGGCCCCCACACAGACCAAATTCTTCTTGTCAACAGCAACTGAATTTAAAGAAGCTATTTTTATATTGATAATGAAGAGCAAGAAGTCCTTTGTGAGATGGGAGGGAAAGCCTCTGTTTAAAGATTGGTCAAGAGTCAGTGTTTAACTTTATATCTTACAGTAAAACCCTTGTGTTACATTAAATTCAGTCTCATGACATGGAATAGCAAAGGGATCAATCATCCTGTTAAGTGGAAGAAGATCTTGGaaatttgttaatattttatttctcaacttgaagcTAGTGTAACAAAATGTCCTTGATATGTTAAAATGTCCTCAATGCATTTGGTTCCACTAGTATAACCGTTTATGATTTACCATATGAGAGCtgtcttttgtattttaaaaaataaacagcattttccaacatgaaatattaatgtgaaaacattttatcacacagcacaatTATCAAATAGGGAAGATTAACCCTCGTAACAGAGACACGTTCCTTTACAAAACCACTTCAAAATAACCTAAGATGATTTACACCAAACTCCATAATCTGTAACATTTCACTGACGTCTGCGTCGCTCACGTGACCACGATGATTACTCGCAGATCTCACGCAACGTCCTTCATCTAATCCTCCGCATGTATGAACCTGATTAATGTTTGAACGtggctttttgtgtgtgttcgtgGAAGCTCAATAAGGAAACAAAAACTAAGTACACCAAACCACAACACACTGACGTCTTAACCTGCAACCATGTAATCAATGACTTCCCCTTTCTCGTTAggagcttttattgtgaaacccCTCttattgtgaaacaaaaaggtgCGAGGGCCTCCCCACGCGTCGTAAAAATCTCACATCCCGTTCCCTTCATTTGCTTCACGatcatcaacacacacaaacagcacttTATACAGGAAGGTCACAGTGTAGATTAACCCTCATCAAACACGCGGGTCCCTGAACgcaacattaacaaaaacaacacacctTTAGTAACCTTATTGACGTCAGCGCTTGCCACCTGACGTCTGTGTTTACACATGCATCGCGTGCAATCACAGCGACGTATTTATGAATTGCTCTTAATGCGAAGAGGGAGGTTAGTGGGCGGGGTGGTGGAGTCGAGCCCCCCGTCAGCATGCGTGCGAGGGACTCCAGAGCTGCACGTAGGTCGGGTCTCCTTGGCTGCCAATGACGACAAAGCCCGAGCGCTGATAAAGAGCGGCTGACCTGCTCTGAAACCACAGGCAGTCTGCGGTGAGGGGAAGCTGGGAAATCACGCAAGATTGTTTACACGCCGCGCTGAggcacgtacacacacatacacacaaacacacaccattcatcatcatcatcatcatcatcatcatcatcatcatgcaaCTGAGCTCCTATGGAGTGAAAATATGCAGAGAAACACAAGAGGGCTGGGCGGAGAGGAAATGAtacagaggggggggggggggggggggggggggggggggaggattCAAAACAAAAACGCCTCCGACAGCTATTTTTAATTCAACTTTATCTTATCTGTGTAGtaggagggagcagggagggagtgtAGAGAGGTCTGAGCAGTTGTTTGGCAGCTTTCCAGCCTGCTGACGGTTTAATGGCAGAGCTACGTGTGGAGCGTGAGGCTGCAGGTCTGTCTGGATCCACGACATCTGTGAGCGTCGATCTCACACGGCGCTTTCCAAACCGAGGGGTAAACTACTAAAAGATGAAATGACACGGGATTTTGAGGCCTATACTGCCAGAAATATGAGTGTTAAAACAATCTGATAACATGATACCTATAATTACAGCCCGACAGTGTAGATATTTTATCATCTGTGGCTGCGATTACTCCTCCACTTCATACAGGCAATCACGAGATACTCCCCTTGTCTTGTCCAAAGTTTGTTTGGGCTGAAACTAGCCACTGTGCCAAAACAACAGTCCAGAGTTGAAGTATATCAAATCACcgtcacagaaagaaaaacagcaaatcctaAGAAATAAGAAGCTAGAAATAAagatttggcatttttgcttgagaAATGATTAGAATGATGAATTGATTTGTaaattcatatgtttaattctgcattttcattttttaagtcCTACTGTTTCTTTGGGTgttcatttatgtatttttaaattatgtatttactgAGAATAATAATTATTGAAATATCAAAATAGCTCCtggtaattttttttgttgattgacTAATTGGTTCCGCTCTGACTGAACTgcgttttttctttttacaagccaggtcctcagccagcactgtgtctccctccatgttgttagagagtttgtgagtagacggacacagacacagagggcGGGGCTTcgcggtgagggagagagaggagcaaacacTGACATGACTTTACGGAAACacattaactcaacatcaaactataatCGGCATAAACGGCATTACCTAAAATATACCGATATACCCCCCAGCCCTAATCTGGTCAGATCCATAATCTCGTCTAATTACAGTATTCTCTGATTAAATAGTTCCTGAACTTTTGCCaggtttaaataaaagtttctgTTTGGATGTTTGTGCTCACTGAACATTTGAGAACTTTgaaggaatattttttttctacaaaaaaaaaaaaaaattgttatcgTTTGAGCTGCGTGAGGATGAATTTAACGTTGTTAGCGATCCCACTTGTAAGTAttgggaaggtggtgaaaaagtGCCTTTATTACTGGCTAGTGTAAAATATAGATAGTTATACTGTAGAAAATCATGCAACTGGACGACGTCACTCCTTAGaaactgtaccccactctcccttaaacaccagtcacgtttctttttcattcattaaaaaagcttccatctaaaacaacaccTTACTGGCTGTGAtaacatgtatattagattgtactctgcatggaaaAATCAATTATACATGActgttctttgttttaataTC includes:
- the egln3 gene encoding egl nine homolog 3; translated protein: MPLIEHVGLRDSDLERLALERVVPGLLDQGFCYVDGLLGELAGDAVLDQVKEMHRSGALQDGRLAGSVPGVHRRSIRGDKIAWVSGSERGCEAISFLLNLIDKLISVCASRLGGKAIRERSKAMVACYPGNGAGYVKHVDNPNSDGRCITCIYYLNKNWNAKDHGGILRIFPEGKSYVVDIKPLFDRLLFFWSDRRNPHEVQPSYATRYAITVWYFDSEERAEAKRRFKDLTASTGKQGSSSS